In the Bacillus sp. HSf4 genome, TAAATTGACAATATGTGATTAGGACAAGCATTTGCTCCTCCGTAAGGATTCATTGCCAAAAGCCCATCCTATTAGATATAACGTTTTATTTGAGCGAACGGTTCAACTTTATGATTTCTTGAGCCAATGCAGCCGCTTTGAGGAAATCTTTTTGCCTTTCGGCTTCAGCCCTTTCAGCTTCTTTTTCTTTTATCATTGACCAATTTCGATAATTCAACACTTTTTTTACATAATCAGATAATTCTGCTTCGCTCAGTTCTTCGTTTACCTGAAGCATTAAAATATCCGTCAGGAGCTGAGCAAGCTCCTGATCCTCGATTCTATTGAAGAGCTGCTGGGTGGAAATCTCAGCCCCCTCTTCATACATGGCATACAGATAAGCGGCAACAGCGCGATGCTGGTCAAGGTTAAATTCCAAACCCACCCGCTCCAACACCTTACCGATGACATCGCGGTCATGAATCATGTGGGCGAGCAGCATCCGTTCCGCATTCTCATGTGCCGGCCGCAGCCCCGTTCTCTTTCGCGGGGAGCGCGAGATAGCTGCGCGCTTTTCGTTTGATTCCTGACGGCTGCTCTCCTTATTGCGCCCCGCAGCCTGCTTAATAAAGACGGATAGCTGATCCTTTAAGGAATCGAATGAAATTGAAAATTCATTTGCCAGCTGCTTGAGATATATTTCCTGCTCCAAAGGCCCGCTTAGCATGCTGGCTTCTTTGAGCACATCGTTGATGTAGGCCAGGCGGTCTCCTTCATCTGAAAGGTTTTTCCCCTTGCGGAAATAGTTCATTTTAAAGGTCATTAAGGTGACGCTGGCCCCTATTACATCCCGCTTAAACTTTTCGCTTCCGAATGTTTTGATGTAGTCATCGGGGTCCAGTCCGTCCGGTATCATGGCCACTTTGACCGTGCAGCCCTTTTTCTGAAGAATGTCGGCCGCTTTCAGCGTTGCTTCATAGCCGGCCTGATCCGAGTCATAGCACAGGATCACTTCACCGACATTGCGCCGGATGATTTTTGCATGCTCTTCAGTGAGCGATGTCCCCATCGTCGCGATCGATTCTTTCACACCCGAACTAACGGCTGATATGACATCGGCAAATCCTTCAAACAGGACCGCCCTCTCTTCTTTGCGGATATGAAGGCGAGCCTGATGAAAATGATAGAGCAGCCTGCTTTTTCGAAAGAGCGGCGTTTCCGGGCTGTTCATATATTTCGGCTGTTCACCCGTGAACGTCCGGCCGGAAAAAGCAATGGTTGTGCCGTGATGGTCATGTATCGGAAACATAATCCGGTTTCGGAAGCGGTCGAAATAACCGTCCCCGTTTTCGCGCCTGATAATGAGCCCTGCTCTTTCCATCAGTGCGGCATCAAAACCTCTCCGTTCCAAAAATTTCGTTATGAAATCCCATGAATCAAGAGCATATCCGATTTCAAACTGCTCGATCTGTTCCATCTTAAAGCCTCTCTCGAGCAGATAATCGAGCGCTTCCTGACCTTCCTTTGTATTGACCAGCAAATGATGGTAAAATTTCTTTAACAGCTCATGGGCTTCCGCCATTTTCTGTTCATTTGAGCTGCTGCCGGTAGCGGCGGTTGTTGAAATAGCCGCTTCAGGAAGATCGATGCGGTATTTGTCCGCCAAGTGGGACACCGCTTCAACAAATGAATAGCCTTCCATCTGTCTTAAAAATGAAAAAACGTTTCCTCCGGCTCCGCATCCAAAACAATGGAAAATCTGTTTTTCTCCAGAAACGGAAAAAGATGGTGTGTTCTCACCATGAAATGGACAGAGCCCAAAATAATTACGCCCCTGTTTTCTTAGCTGGACGTACTCTCCAATTACTTCAACGATATCGGCTGATTTTTGTACTTGTTCCACAATTTCATCTGGTATACGATTGCCCATGTTCCAACACTCCGTCGTACATAATTCGCTGCTTAATACGTAAATCCTTCATTTTTCGACAAGATTTTTTGCAGCTCTTTGACAAATCGCTCCCGGTCTTCTTTGACCAATTTTTTCGGGCCTTTTGTATGGCGTCCGCTTCTTCTCAATTTTTGTGAGACGTGACGGCGGTATAGAGCATGGTCGATGGAACTCTCTTTGAAAAGAAAGCCTCTCTCCGACATCACAAAGACCTTTTTGCCCAGCAAGAGCGATGCAAGCCCGATATCTTGTGTGACGACCACATCGCCGGGACGAACATGGTTGGCAATATACAGATCGGCAGCTTCTTTATGAGGATCGACATAATGCCAATTCTCTTCTTCCTTCCTCGTGACTTGAAAATGTTCAAATGAGGCCACAAAAACGACATTCACTCGGAAGTCCGCTGCTGTTTTTAACACTTCATCTTTTACCGGGCATGCGTCTGCATCGACAAAAATCGTCCTTTCTTTTTCAAGAAGACTAATTCTCCATCCCTCCATCAATCTCCTGCTATAAATACAGGCAAAATCACACAGGTTTAAAAACGATCGAGCTATAAGAATTTGTCGAAAGTTTTTTTCTTGAAATTCTTGACACGATACCCATAATAGTTTATTCGTTCTGTACTTAGCTTAAACCTAAAAGTTAATTATTTTATCACAATTTTTTATTATAATACAAATGGGTAAAAGATGCTATCATTTTCAACTTTCCCGATACCGTCAAAGCAAAAACCCAGGATGGGGTGTCCTGAGTTTTGTTCGTTAGGCCCTTTTTGTCATCATGTTATGGATAATGTTGGCCGTTTCCTCGACCGCCTTATTCGATACATCTACGACTTCACAGCCGATGCGGTTCACGATTTTCTCAAAATATTCGAGCTCCTCTTTGATGCGGTTGATATTGGCATAGATCGCTTTGTCGTTGAGACCGAGCGATTTCAGGCGCTCTTTGCGGATATGGTTCAGCTTGTCAGGGCTGATTTTCAACCCGATACATTTGGCGGGGTCAACCGAAAAAAGTTCTTCAGGAGGATCCACTTCCGGAACGATCGGCACGTTGGCCACCTTGAGACGCTTGTGGGCCAAATATTGCGATAAAGGGGTTTTGGACGTTCTTGACACGCCGATCAGCACGATGTCCGCCTTCAGAATGCCCCGCGGATCTCTGCCGTCATCATATTTCACGGCAAATTCGATCGCTTCCACCTTTTTGAAATAATCTTCATCAAGCTTACGAACCCGGCCCGGTTCATATTTTGCATTGAAACCGTAGACGGATTCCATTTTTTCGATCAAGGGGCCGATAATATCATAATAGACAACATTCGCTTTCTCTGCTTCGGCAATTAAAAATTCGCGAATCTCCGGCACGACGAGGGTGAAGCAGATGATGCCGCCGTCCGCTTCGGCCAGTGCAATCACTTCTTTAATTGTTCCGCGGTCTTCCACATAAGGTATCCGCCTGATATTGGTATGTTCAGATGAACCGTTAAATTGACTGATCGCCGCCTTGACTACGAGTTCAGCGGTTTCGCCGACAGAGTCGGATACAACATAAATCGTGCGGTTACTCATGATATCCCCCCATTTGTTGTTTGCTCTACATGATTTCATTTTCAGATAAGCTGACAAGGATTTTTGTCATGTTCGTTTTGGTGATTCTCCCCACCACTTCATAGCCTTTTTCCGTATCTTTTACAACAGGCAATGCATCAATCTGTTTTTCAATCAGCATTTTGGCAATGTCCAAAATGAAATCATCACGCCTGCACAGCGTAATGTTCGGCATTCTCGTCATGATAATATGGACGGGAATTGAAGGGAGCTCCTGCTTGCCGATGCTTGCTCTGAGCAAGTCTTTTCGTGAAAGTACACCGACTAAGATGGCATTATCATCAACGACAAAAAGCGTTCCTACGTCCTCTAAAAACATCGTGCAGATCGCATCATAGACGGAAACATTTTCATGGATCACCACCGGGATGGACTGAAAGTCTTTTACCTGCAGCTTTTTCAGCTTATCTGCCAAGAGCTGCGTGCCTGTCTTTCCGGTATAAAAATAGCCGACTCTCGGCCTTGCTTCCAAAAAACCCGACATTGTCAAGATCGCCAAATCCGGGCGGAGAGTGGCCCTTGTCAAATTCAATTTCTCCGCTATATGCTCCCCTGTGATCGGTCCGTTCTCTTTGACGATCTGCAAAATTTGCTCCTGACGTTTATTTAGTTCGATTGTACTCACCACCTTTAAGTCAGCCCCGTGTTTCGTGCAATATGTATAAAAGTCGATAACATATTATAACGCATAAAGCCGCGAAAATAACAGCAATTATATTTGGATTCTATGAAAAAGACAGGCACATTTTGACAGGGATGTGAAAAATCGATACCCTTAGTTTAAAAAAGACGATTGCCGGGCTGTCAGCAACCGTCTTTTGCCGTTTATTTTACAATGATGGCATCGATGTTTGCAAAAGAGCGAATCAGCTCCGCCAGACTTGCCATTTGCGCCAGGCGGTTTTCTTTTAATCTTTCATCTTCAGCATGAACCATCGTATGATCAAAATATGCTTCAATCGGTGTTTTCAGCTTAGACAGTTCGCTGAAGGCACCATCAAAATCTTTTGCTTCATAAAAGCCTTCAATCCGACGTTTGCTTTCCTCATAAGCTTTAAAGAGCATTTCTTCCTGAGTGTTTTCAAACAGGGACGCATCCACATGGCCGTCTCCGCTTTTTTTGCTGATCGAGATGACCCTGGCCAGCGCTTCGGCCGTTTCTTTAAAGTCCGGCTTGGCGGCTGCATTCTCCAGCACAACGGCTTTTTTGAGCGCTGAATACGGCTCAAGACCGGTGCTTTCAAGCACGGCTTCGACAATATCATAACGGATGTGTTCAGCTGTCAGGACATATTTAAGGCGCAGTTTGAAGAAATCAAGCAGTTCGCTGTTTTCTTCCTGCCCTGCAAAAGAGGCGAGCTCCTCAAAGGAAATTCCCCAATTCCGGTCCAGCAGAATTTGCACGATTCCGCTCGCCTGCCGTCTTAATCCGTACGGGTCTTGAGATCCGGTCGGAATCACACCGATTTTGAAAAATGAAGCCACAGTATCAAGCTTATCGGCTAAAGCGACAACGGCACCGATGACTGATGACGGCGTCTGTCCGCCGGCTTGCCTTGGCATGTAATGCTCATTGACCGCAAGCGCCACTTCTTCTTTTTCGCCGAGCATCCGCGCATATTTTTCACCCATGATACCTTGAAGCTCAGGGAACTCGTATACCATATGGGTCACAAGGTCGAATTTGGAAATGTGTGAAGCGCGTTGAATCAGCTCAAGCGTTTCTTGATCGACACCGATTTTCCGGGCGATTCGTTCTGCGATTGCGCTTGAACGCCTTACCTTGTCTCCGAGCGAACCGAGCTCTTCATGGAAGACGATCTTCTCAAGCTTTTCAACATTCTCTTCGATATTCAGTTTTTGATCTTCCTTATAGAAGAAGGCTGCATCTGAAAGGCGGGCTCTCAGCACCTTTTCATTCCCTCTCGCAACGTTTTCAAGAGCGCGGTCATTCCCGTTGCGCACCGTCACAAAGTAAGGGAGGAGACTGCCGTTTTCGTCTTTGACAGGGAAGTAGCGCTGATGTTCCTTCATCGTTGTCACAAGGACTTCTTCAGGAATGGAAAGGAACTCTTCTTCAAATGCTCCGAACAGAACGGTCGGATATTCAACCAGATGGTTGACTTCCTCCAATAAACCTTCGTCTCTCGGAATATCCCATGATTTTTCCGCGGCTAATTCATCCAGCTGCTTCGTGATCAGCTGCTTTCGCTTTGCCGGATCAGCGATGACAAATTCGCTTTCCAGTTTTGTTTCGTATTCTGCAGGCGAACCAAGCTCCGCCGCTTTGCCGAGGAAGCGATGTCCTTCCGTCACCCGGCCGCTTTCAACATGGGCGACAGAAAACGGAACAATCTCGCTGCCGAAAAGGGCGACAATCCATTTAATCGGCCTGATGTATTTCAGCTCCTCGCTGCCCCAGCGCATATTTTTCGGAAAATGGAGACTTGTCACCAAATCGCGGAGCTCGGGAAGAAGTGTCATCGTCTCTTGGCCTTTTTGGAATTTCTGTACAAATACATACTCTGTTCCCTTTACATCTTTAAAATACAGGTCTTCCGGGCTCGCCCCTTGTCCCCGTGAAAAACCGATTGCCGCTTTCGTCCATTCACCGTTTTCATCAAGGGCGATTTTCTTTGCCGGTCCTTTGGCTTCTTCCTTCACATCTTCCTGTTTTTCAGCAACATCTTTGACAAGGACGGCAAGCCTTCTCGGCGAGTTAAAAAGCCTGACTTCCCCGTACGCGATTTTTTTGTCTTTCAGCCAGCTTTCAAGCTTTTCCCCCAATTGGGTCATGCTGTCGTGCATGAAACGAGCCGGCATTTCTTCCAGTCCGATTTCTAAAAGCAAATCTTGATTACTCATGTGAAGCCTCTTCCTCCTTCAGCATTGGAAAGCCTAACTTTTCGCGTTCATCATAATACGTTTTGGCTACTTTTCTAGCCAGGTTTCTGACCCTTGCGATGTATCCTGTCCTTTCCGTAACGGAAATGGCTCCTTTGGCATCAAGCAGGTTGAACGTGTGGGAGCATTTCAGGACATAATCATACGCCGGATGAACGAGTCCCTGATCCATTTGCCTGATCGCTTCTTTTTCATATGTGGCAAACAGTTCGAACAGCATCTCCACATCAGATGTCTCAAACGTGTAGACTGAATGCTCGTATTCGGCCATCAAGAATAAGTCTCTGATCGTATAGCCGTCTGTCCATTCCAGATCAAAGACATTTTCTTTATCCTGAATGTATGAAGCAAGCCGCTCAATCCCGTATGTGATTTCAACGGAAACCGGCTTGCATTCAAGACCTCCGACCTGTTGGAAATACGTGAATTGGGTGATTTCCATGCCGTCAAGCCATACTTCCCAGCCGAGCCCTGCGCAGCCGAGTGACGGGTTTTCCCAGTTGTCCTCAACAAACCGGATATCATGCTCCAAAGGATCAATTCCGAGCGCTTTTAATGAATCCAAATACAGCTCCTGAATATTGTCCGGAGACGGTTTGATGATGACCTGGAACTGATGATGCTGGTAAAGCCTGTTTGGATTCTCGCCGTATCTTCCGTCAGCCGGGCGCCTTGACGGCTCAACATACGCTACCTTCCACGGCTCCGGCCCGAGGCTCCGCAAAAATGTATAGGGGCTCATTGTTCCCGCGCCCTTTTCAACATCGTACGACTGCAAAAGGACACAGCCTTCATTAGACCAATGCTTTTGCAGTGTCAGAATCATTTCTTGAATATTCAAATCAAGCACCTCCACAGAACGTGTTTCGTTTTTTCATATTGGCATAGGGCTAAAGTTTTAAGCAGAAAAAACTCCCGTCCCTATGCTTGTTTTCCCACAAACATAGGGACGAGAGTTCTCCCGCGGTTCCACCCTAATTGCTGAGAGATTCGTCCCAGCCTCTTTTTTAAAAGTTGCTCATGGAATGCCTTTCATTACGCTCTCATCCCCGGCTTTCACCGTCCCGGGGTCGCTTCAATGAGGGGGCGCAACTACTTCTTTCCGTCGCCGCAACACATTATTGAAACTTATAAGCGGACTTTTAGATCCCGCAATCTTTATGACATGATCTTATAAAAAGATGAAGAGGATGTCAACTTTTGTTTTCTTTCCCCAGCATTTTTTTCATATTGTCCATTTGCTCCATGAAGCGCCGTGATTTCAAATAAATCCCGGAGTACTCATCATAATAAAGCTGGATGACTGTTTTCAGCTCCTCTTTCGTCTCCTGTTTGACCGATACATTGCCAAGCCTTGAAAGGTCAAAATAAAAAAACAGCCTCAAGAGCCTTACGGATGCAGGAGACAGCGGAACCCTGTACGGATCTTTCGCAAAACAGCGATGGCAAATGAAGCCGTTGTCCCGAATGGAAAAGTGGAATGTGCCTTCCTTACTTTTGCAGTGGACACATTCGTTTAATTCCGGATACAGGCCGAGCACACCGAGCATTTTGACTTCGATGAGATTGGTGATGATGTCGGGATCTGTACCGTCATTCAGCCTTCTCATCGACTGAAGAAGCAGTTCGAATAAAAACGGATTCGGCTTCTTTTCCTCAGTCCCCTTATCAATTAATTCTGCGATATATGCGGCATATGCCGTTAAAAAAAGATCCTCCCGGATATTCCGCATGCTATCGATCATTTCGCCCTGCTCCAATGTGCCGAGACCTGATGACGTTCTGAATAAAAACGAGCCATAAAGAAACGGCTGGGAAATGGCGGACAGGCGGCTGTTCGGCTTTTTTGCCCCCCTGGCCAGCACGCCGATTTTCCCATTTTCCCTCGTTAACAGTGTAATGATTTTATTTGATTCTCCGTAATCATTTGTACGAATGACGATACCTTCACATTTCGTCAGCATATGTGCACCATCCAAAAATCGGAGGGGTCAAGCTTGATCACAAAATTGGAAAGTCAACTTCTGCTAGCTCTTCGTCAAGTGCTTCGGGTCTTTCCAGGTTCTCCTTCTCCAATTCCTTGAAAAGGAGGTACGTATCAACGTTTCCTGTTTGTGAAAATACATTCCAAGTAAAATTCAACATAAAAGCCCCACCTTTCTGTTTATAACTAGCTTTTCAAACATCCAAATTCTTAAGATTATCTTGACCTTGAATCCTCCATTTCATGTTAAACAATTTTTTCTAATATCGCTTTGATTTCGAGAGATTTTGTAACGACTACCCGGTCAAGTGTGCCGATCAATACTCGTCTTCTCTAAATCCAAAATCACGAAGCTGAGACATCTTATTGCGCCAGTCTTTTTGCACTTTGACCCACAGCTCCAAATAAACCGATGAGCCGAGCAGCGCTTCGATATCAACCCGTGCCCGTTTGCCGATTTCTTTCAGCAGACTGCCTCTCTTACCGATGACAATTCCTTTTTGCGAATCGCGTTCGACGACAATGGTCGCACTCACATGTACAGACCCGTTTTCCCGTTTTTCGATCGAATCAATCGAGACCGCGATGCTGTGAGGGATCTCTTCCCTTGTCAGATGCAGCACTTTTTCCCGAATCAGCTCAGAAATGATAAAGCGTTCTGGATGATCGGTCACCTGGTCACTCGGGTAAAACTGCGGACCTTCCGGCAAATAATCTTCAATTTGCCTTAGAAGAGTGTCGGTATTATTCCCCTCCAGGGCGGAAATCGGGATGATTTCTTTAAAAGGGTATCTGGCTCTGTATTCATCAATAAGCGGAAGCAGTTCATCAGGGTGAATCTGGTCGATTTTATTGATGATTAAGAAAACGGGAGTGTTCAGCCCTTTTAAGCGCTCGATAATAAATTCGTCGCCTTTTCCATACCCTTCCGCCGCATTGATCATGAACAAAATTAAGTCGACTTCTTTCAGCGTGTTTTGCGCCACTTTCATCATAAAGTCGCCCAGCTTATGCTTCGGTTTATGAATGCCGGGCGTATCGATAAAAATCGTTTGAGAAGTTCCGGTGGTCAAAACACCCTGCACCTTGTTTCTCGTTGTCTGCGGTTTGTCGCTCATGATGGCGATTTTTTGGCCGATCACGCGATTTAAAAAAGTAGATTTTCCTACGTTTGGTCGTCCGATGATGGACACAAATCCTGATTTAAAGCTGTTCTGTGTCATTTAGATCCTCCGATGAAAAAGCTCCTGGCAGTAATTCTTGAACCGTCATTTCTTTCACTTGGCCGTTCAGATTGGTTAAAACAACAGGCATGTTTTTTGAACAAAGTTCAGAGATGACCTGTCTGCATGCTCCGCACGGTGAAACGGGCCCCGGTGTATCAGCGGCAACGGCGAGCATCTTAAAGGCTTTTTCACCTTCGGAATACGCCTTGAATAATGCCGTCCGTTCGGCGCAATTGCACAGGCTGTAAGCAGCATTTTCAATGTTGCAGCCTCTGTACACCTTGCCGTCCTCCGTCAAGAGGGCGGCTCCCACTTTGAACTTTGAATACGGAACATATGCATATTCTCTTGCTTTTAACGCTTCTGTAATCAATTCTTGTTTGTTCAATGTGTGTATTCCTTCCTATAGCGGCGATGATACCGCTAACACTTTTATTTTACATAAAAATGGCTGTTATTTCACGCCCAAATCAAAAATGTAAAATTTTTGTAAGAATCTTTTGCCAGGGCGCATACACTGATCAAAACAATTTTGGCAAAAAGATGAGTAATCCAATGATACACGAAACAAAGGCAAACACGCAAACCGCTCCTGCCGCGGCATCCTTAGCGGCTTTTGCCAGCGGATGATTCTCTTTTGTGAAAAGGTCGACAGCATGCTCAACCGCGGTGTTCATGAGCTCCAAGGCAAGCACTCCGCCGATGAGGATCAAAATGACGGCCCATTCCGAAGCGGTCAGCCTGAAGATGAAGCCGCAAGCGATCACAACGATTGCGGCTCCGGTGTGAATTTGAAAATTGCGCTCGGACATGAACGTTTTCAAAATTCCCGTGAAGGCGTGTGAAAAGCTTTTTCTCAGCCTGATCCATTCACTTTGTTTATGATGATCTTGAAAGCCCATAGCGATTTAACAGTTCCTTTTGCTTAGTGAACATGATTTTCTCTTCTTCCTCTGTCATATGGTCATATCCGAGCAGATGCAAAAAGCCGTGAACCGCAAGAAATCCCAGCTCTCTCATCAAGGAATGTCCGTACTCTTCCGCCTGTTCTTCCGCTTTATCTGCACTGATGATGATATCGCCGAGAACGGGCGGCATGTCGGCGCCGATAATCTCCACTTCTCCCTCACCGTCCTCTTCAAGAGCAAAAGAGATGACATCTGTCGGATAATCTTTCCCCCGGTATTCTTTATTGATTTCCTGTATTTCTTCATTCCCTACGACCGTAACGGACACTTCGGCCTGATCGGCGACGCCTTCTTCCTTCGCCGCAAATTGAAGAAGCTTTTCAATTTCCTCGAGCTGCCCCTCTGAGAGACGCCCTGTTTCATCTGAGATATCGAGATTTAAACTCATGATTGTTTCACCTTCTGTTTTGGATTGGCCTCCGGATATTCGATCCGGGAATGGAAAATGCCTTTTAACGTTTCACATAGCGTCTTGGCAATGATGTTCAGTTCTTTTAAAGTCAGATCGCATTCATCAAATTGCCCGTCTTGAAGCTTGTCGGAAATGATGCCGCGCACAAGCTTTTCAATCCTTTCCGGATTCGGGTTGTGCATCGACCTGACGGCGGCTTCCACGCTGTCGGCCACGGAAATAATCGCCGCTTCTTTTGACTGCGGCTTCGGCCCCGGATAACGGAACTCTTCTTCTGTCGTCTGATCGCCTTTTTCCTTAGCTTTGTAGTAGAAAAACTTGAGCAGGGATGTACCGTGGTGCTGTTCGGCGATATCGACGAGCTCCTTCGGCATTTTATGCTCCCTCAGCATGTCCGCTCCATCTGTCGCATGCGAGATGATGATGTTTTTGCTCAGCTGCGGTGACAGTTTGTCATGCGGATTGTCAATATTCATTTGGTTTTCGATGAAATACTGAGGCCGTTTCGTCTTACCGATATCATGATAATACGCACCGACCCTTGCGAGCAATCCGTTCGCTCCGACCGCTTCGCACGCCGCCTCCGATAAATTGGCAACCATGACGCTGTGATGGTAGGTTCCCGGTGTTTCAGTCAGAATTTTGCGCAGGAGCGGGTGATTCGGATTGGAAAGCTCAAGAAGCTTCATCGTCGACAAGATCCCGAACCCGCTTTCAAAAAACGGCATGAAACCGAGGACAAGAACGGAAGATCCAATGCCTGAAACAGCTCCCATCACGAGATATGTGCCCATCTCCAGACCGGATTGGGCCGTATTTTGAATCAGCTGGAGGGTGAACATGACAACGATGTTGACAAACGAAACAAACAGTCCCGCCTGAAGGATCTTTGTTCTGGCATTATGCTTTCCTAAAAACAGTATGCCCGCTATCGAACTAATTAAGAAATACGTTCCGATCGCATAGTTAAAAGTGCCTGTGACACCCTGGTTAAACATCATGCTTCCGCAGATGGAAAGGATCATGCTCGCGAGAATCGCCAGCCGCTCGTTAATCAGCAGCTTGATCAGCATGACGCCCATTGCAATGGGCACGATATAGCCGATATGGCTGAATTCGAGCTCTTGAAACAGGCTGATGACTTCCATGACGATCAATACCATCGCTGTTATCAAGGAAAAGAGCATCAGCGATTTCGTCTTCGGCAGCCGATTGCTGTATTGTTTTTCAAAATAGTAAATCAATGCCGAGATGAAAAGCGCGATCAAAAGCAGCAGTCCGCCGACCGGTTTAAATATATTGGCTCCGCTTAACAGCCCCGTCAATTGAAGCTTCCGGTACACTTCCCTGTCGATCAGCTGATTTTCCTCAACGAGAATCTGCCCCTGCTTGATCTGCACCTGCTGAACGCTGTCCGCCGCTTCCTGGCGCTTTTGCTCCGTTTTGTCGGGATCATAGACATAATTGGGGATGATCGCAAAGCGTCCGATTTCATTGGCGGCATTCTTCAGTTTTGAAGGGACCGAGTTGCCCTTCAGCTCCTTTGTAAGATTTTCTTTTGCTTCGTCAAGCTTTCCGGCAGGGATTTCTTTGCTCATCACATCGTTGACGGCCGTTATGACCGAATCCTGTGTCATGGAAAGCTCTCCGTCGCTCGCCCGCAAAAGGTTTTTGACAGAGTCCTCTGACAGGGAGTCCGTCACATCAGAAGTCAATTTTTCTTCCACGGATTTAATCTGTTTTTTTTCCTTT is a window encoding:
- the era gene encoding GTPase Era produces the protein MTQNSFKSGFVSIIGRPNVGKSTFLNRVIGQKIAIMSDKPQTTRNKVQGVLTTGTSQTIFIDTPGIHKPKHKLGDFMMKVAQNTLKEVDLILFMINAAEGYGKGDEFIIERLKGLNTPVFLIINKIDQIHPDELLPLIDEYRARYPFKEIIPISALEGNNTDTLLRQIEDYLPEGPQFYPSDQVTDHPERFIISELIREKVLHLTREEIPHSIAVSIDSIEKRENGSVHVSATIVVERDSQKGIVIGKRGSLLKEIGKRARVDIEALLGSSVYLELWVKVQKDWRNKMSQLRDFGFREDEY
- a CDS encoding cytidine deaminase — translated: MNKQELITEALKAREYAYVPYSKFKVGAALLTEDGKVYRGCNIENAAYSLCNCAERTALFKAYSEGEKAFKMLAVAADTPGPVSPCGACRQVISELCSKNMPVVLTNLNGQVKEMTVQELLPGAFSSEDLNDTEQL
- a CDS encoding diacylglycerol kinase family protein, coding for MGFQDHHKQSEWIRLRKSFSHAFTGILKTFMSERNFQIHTGAAIVVIACGFIFRLTASEWAVILILIGGVLALELMNTAVEHAVDLFTKENHPLAKAAKDAAAGAVCVFAFVSCIIGLLIFLPKLF
- the ybeY gene encoding rRNA maturation RNase YbeY, giving the protein MSLNLDISDETGRLSEGQLEEIEKLLQFAAKEEGVADQAEVSVTVVGNEEIQEINKEYRGKDYPTDVISFALEEDGEGEVEIIGADMPPVLGDIIISADKAEEQAEEYGHSLMRELGFLAVHGFLHLLGYDHMTEEEEKIMFTKQKELLNRYGLSRSS
- a CDS encoding HD family phosphohydrolase — its product is MEKARFLPVILYTAISALMFILLFFHVRPESLDLDLFSISENTIYAPATVEDQKATSAKKQEAREEVPDQYTLKKEYSDNRVDLVSSIFDIIKEVKKESGDQKEKKQIKSVEEKLTSDVTDSLSEDSVKNLLRASDGELSMTQDSVITAVNDVMSKEIPAGKLDEAKENLTKELKGNSVPSKLKNAANEIGRFAIIPNYVYDPDKTEQKRQEAADSVQQVQIKQGQILVEENQLIDREVYRKLQLTGLLSGANIFKPVGGLLLLIALFISALIYYFEKQYSNRLPKTKSLMLFSLITAMVLIVMEVISLFQELEFSHIGYIVPIAMGVMLIKLLINERLAILASMILSICGSMMFNQGVTGTFNYAIGTYFLISSIAGILFLGKHNARTKILQAGLFVSFVNIVVMFTLQLIQNTAQSGLEMGTYLVMGAVSGIGSSVLVLGFMPFFESGFGILSTMKLLELSNPNHPLLRKILTETPGTYHHSVMVANLSEAACEAVGANGLLARVGAYYHDIGKTKRPQYFIENQMNIDNPHDKLSPQLSKNIIISHATDGADMLREHKMPKELVDIAEQHHGTSLLKFFYYKAKEKGDQTTEEEFRYPGPKPQSKEAAIISVADSVEAAVRSMHNPNPERIEKLVRGIISDKLQDGQFDECDLTLKELNIIAKTLCETLKGIFHSRIEYPEANPKQKVKQS